A section of the Candidatus Moraniibacteriota bacterium genome encodes:
- a CDS encoding prepilin-type N-terminal cleavage/methylation domain-containing protein: protein MQLQGFTLIESILATSIILLLGGAVSAFNTQFFSARDTVVAIHILRESLDRAQVYARSGRQDSDWGVVQVGTDIVVFSGATYALRTAGQDEFVGIPGGISMVGLGETVFARSTGRLPAAKIIDIDGADRTLHLSISEEGTVNEYE from the coding sequence CACCCTCATCGAGAGCATTCTCGCAACGTCAATCATTCTTCTGCTCGGAGGGGCCGTGAGTGCTTTCAACACACAGTTCTTTTCCGCGCGTGATACGGTGGTCGCAATCCACATCCTTCGCGAGAGTCTGGATCGGGCCCAGGTCTATGCTCGGTCAGGCCGACAAGATTCGGATTGGGGGGTAGTTCAGGTCGGAACTGACATCGTCGTTTTTTCTGGTGCTACCTATGCCCTCCGGACGGCCGGGCAGGATGAATTCGTCGGTATACCCGGAGGCATTTCCATGGTCGGCCTTGGCGAGACCGTCTTTGCTCGGTCGACTGGCCGGCTCCCAGCGGCCAAGATCATTGATATCGACGGAGCAGATCGCACGTTACACCTCTCTATATCAGAAGAGGGTACGGTCAACGAGTATGAGTAA